From Rutidosis leptorrhynchoides isolate AG116_Rl617_1_P2 chromosome 3, CSIRO_AGI_Rlap_v1, whole genome shotgun sequence, a single genomic window includes:
- the LOC139898551 gene encoding probable protein phosphatase 2C 34 gives MEQLSSFLSGLTKPKTGEKRRINLGREATEALAKEARKNGLLLTSSGNVSAKWSSNYASAYSKGGNKGINQDGFIVWEAFGGKEDVMFCGVFDGHGSWGHLVGKRVKKVMPAYLLHYWQETLAQSSVLMNGDSLKNSTILDHFGMWKKSFMKACSTVDYDLKIHPVIDTFYSGTAAITIIREGDLLVLANVGDSRAVLGTTSNEGSLVADQLTVDFKPSLPEETERIHKSGGMVCESDDEPGVSRIRASTEEIPEGPGLALSRSFGDFFVKEFGLISEPDVIQRTIIAQDHFVILATDGVWDVVSNEKAVEIVSSASEKGESAKQLVEYAAGQWKHQRPGFATDDISVVCLFFHNPSSESD, from the exons ATGGAGCAGTTATCTTCCTTTTTGAGCGGATTAACGAAACCAAAAACTGGCGAAAAACGGAGAATTAATCTTGGAAGAGAAGCTACGGAAGCTTTGGCCAAAGAAGCAAGAAAAAATGGTTTACTATTGACGTCTTCTGGTAACGTTAGTGCCAAATGGTCTAGTAATTATGCGTCGGCTTATTCTAAGGGAGGCAATAAAGGGATAAATCAAGATGGTTTCATTGTATGGGAG GCATTTGGAGGTAAGGAAGATGTGATGTTTTGTGGAGTATTTGATGGGCATGGTTCATGGGGTCATCTCGTAGGAAAACGAGTGAAGAAGGTAATGCCGGCTTATTTGCTACATTATTGGCAAGAAACTTTGGCTCAAAGTTCGGTTTTGATGAATGGTGACTCTTTAAAAAATTCGACAATATTAGATCATTTCGGTATGTGGAAGAAGTCTTTTATGAAGGCTTGTTCTACAGTTGATTATGATCTTAAGATTCATCCTGTTATCGATACCTTTTACAGTGGTACAGCTGCTATAACTATAATACGAGAG GGGGATCTTTTAGTGTTGGCAAATGTGGGAGATTCTCGGGCTGTTCTCGGAACAACTTCTAATGAGGGTAGTTTGGTAGCTGATCAGCTTACTGTTGATTTCAAACCAAGTTTACCTG AGGAAACAGAGAGGATACATAAGTCGGGAGGCATGGTATGCGAATCAGATGATGAACCTGGAGTGTCAAGAATTCGTGCTTCAACTGAAGAGATACCCGAAGGTCCAGGACTCGCACTATCAAGGTCTTTTGGTGATTTTTTTGTTAAAGAATTTGGTCTTATTTCCGAGCCGGACGTAATACAAAGAACCATTATAGCACAAGATCACTTTGTCATTTTGGCAACAGATGGG GTATGGGATGTTGTATCTAATGAAAAGGCAGTCGAGATTGTTTCATCAGCTTCTGAAAAGGGCGAATCAGCGAAACAACTTGTTGAGTATGCAGCCGGTCAATGGAAACATCAGCGGCCGGGTTTCGCTACTGATGATATTTCAGTAGTTTGCCTATTTTTCCACAATCCATCATCAGAGTCTGATTGA